One genomic segment of Suttonella sp. R2A3 includes these proteins:
- a CDS encoding tetratricopeptide repeat protein, whose product MQKTAINSIDSKTLKQIIDEFMVLANNADFTAGKALLLQAAKHYPNEPLVFMNLGLCHLRLKELQAAYDAYQKTLALFRDETPNTNLYDGLAEACFFLDKPEETKKYGRLALETKLSQIKKIEPLPFASKHPPAFNDKNPSENIISFSLFGDNPRYCETALLNIYWAKKVLPNWTCRFYLDDSVPTHVKNRLQKHGGQIVEVSTEIKQRMSGLFWRFLVIDDPSAKRFLIRDADSLVSFKERVAINAWLRSDKWFHTMRDFCSHTELILAGMWGGCHGAIDNIQEKINTFHNLQAKGTQRFWDQHFLRYQIYPILSQSLLAHDSQDIQAGALPFPETKAKTDHERHENFHIGRNMATGRVLINTANTEHTHVSWQLVNTKSPDVIYGYTQPINGQEQVAIHLPDEHIKKLQQKIFGIKTQFFTPNDR is encoded by the coding sequence ATGCAAAAAACGGCAATCAACTCAATAGATAGTAAAACACTGAAGCAAATCATAGACGAGTTTATGGTACTAGCCAATAACGCTGATTTCACAGCTGGTAAAGCCTTACTGTTACAAGCCGCTAAACACTACCCTAATGAACCATTGGTTTTTATGAATCTTGGACTGTGCCACTTAAGACTAAAAGAGCTACAAGCGGCTTACGATGCTTATCAAAAAACACTGGCGCTATTCCGTGACGAAACACCAAACACCAACCTCTATGACGGTCTAGCAGAGGCCTGCTTTTTTCTTGATAAACCTGAAGAGACAAAAAAATATGGCAGATTAGCGCTAGAAACCAAACTGTCACAAATCAAAAAAATTGAGCCTTTGCCATTTGCCAGCAAACACCCACCCGCTTTTAACGACAAAAACCCTAGCGAAAATATCATTTCATTTTCACTCTTTGGCGATAACCCAAGGTATTGTGAAACTGCCCTACTCAACATTTACTGGGCAAAAAAAGTGTTGCCAAACTGGACTTGCCGCTTTTACCTTGATGACAGTGTGCCAACCCATGTCAAAAACCGACTTCAAAAACATGGTGGGCAGATTGTTGAAGTATCTACGGAAATAAAACAACGGATGTCGGGGCTGTTCTGGCGCTTTTTAGTGATAGACGACCCCAGCGCAAAACGCTTTTTAATTCGTGATGCAGATTCGCTGGTTTCTTTTAAAGAACGTGTTGCCATCAATGCATGGCTAAGAAGCGATAAATGGTTTCATACGATGCGCGATTTTTGCTCACACACCGAGCTGATTTTGGCGGGCATGTGGGGCGGTTGCCATGGTGCCATTGACAACATCCAAGAGAAAATAAATACTTTTCATAACCTGCAAGCAAAAGGGACACAGCGGTTTTGGGATCAACATTTCCTGCGTTACCAGATCTACCCAATCCTCTCACAAAGCCTGCTTGCTCACGACAGCCAAGACATACAAGCGGGTGCGCTGCCCTTTCCTGAAACCAAAGCAAAAACAGACCACGAACGCCATGAAAACTTTCATATAGGACGTAACATGGCAACAGGTCGGGTTCTGATCAATACTGCAAATACCGAACATACCCACGTAAGCTGGCAGCTGGTTAATACAAAATCCCCTGATGTCATTTATGGATATACCCAGCCTATCAACGGACAAGAACAGGTGGCCATTCACTTACCCGATGAGCATATAAAAAAGCTGCAGCAGAAAATATTTGGCATTAAAACACAATTTTTTACGCCGAATGATCGTTAG
- a CDS encoding Ig-like domain-containing protein — MSKVITLNINSGENTVETLQINTAGSEAVRIAAQNGVNYELIDAATQFAPENLTVLRQGDDLLIAFEGSLINEPDLIIEDYYQQSKDNPLIGLNEDGQYYAYVPEAGADVNALTMLAEQIPSGQALGGDALFQGTPLWPLVLVPLAFFLYFDDDRDTDVNTTNTDTTSDTIAPDKPTIHVADDGKSISGTAEPGSTVKIDTNGDGVPDYSTTADSEGNYTVNTSGHPLINGETATATATDAAGNKSDPASDTAPDTTAPDTPTINIADNGKSISGKAEPGSTVKIDTDGDGVPDYSTTADSEGEYTIAILGDPLTNGETATATATDAAGNKSGPATDVANDTTAPDKPTIHVTDNGKSISGTAEPGSTVKIDTDGDGVPDYSTTADSEGNYTVDTSGHPLINGETATATATDAAGNKSDPASDTAPDTTAPDTPTINIADNGKSISGKAEPGSTVKIDTDGDGVPDYSTTADSEGNYTVAISGDPLINGETATATATDAAGNKSDPASDTAPDTTAPDTPTINIADNGKSISGKAEPGSTVKIDTDGDGVPDYSTTADSEGEYTIAILGDPLTNGETATATATDAAGNKSGPATDVANDTTAPDKPTIHVTDNGKSISGTAEPGSTVKIDTDGDGVPDYSTTADSEGNYTVDTSGHPLINGETATATATDAAGNKSDPASDTAPDTTAPDTPTINIADNGKSISGKAEPGSTVKIDTDGDGVPDYSTTADSEGEYTIAILGDPLINGETATATATDAAGNKSGPATDVANDTTPPNAPKVTPNSENGSVAVAPPADPDLASYTVTYVDESDSEQNITVIKQPDGSWLSDDPSITPKADGSITIPQASVKDGSTVKAVAIDKSGNDSEEATGVAGANTHLEEITINMDINDDGYISKSEYISNETSVTIDLGTELAGETISLSVNGSVVREYKITEADYAKGYVTLTGVSVLTDVKTLNVSASITKDASGNPITDPDQVTDSAIVDLTPPAVPTMKLPEDATNDTGSDVTDNITNNTAPKLMGTGDAGDSIRVEISGETLTTTVAGDGTWSVAPTMLADGDYSIDGATIKVTATDAAGNKTLGSNTSIESFTVDSAAPVFTSSQTGADVKESTTGDVVYTAAVTDKHTYTYSLTGADAANFSIDSATGEVTQTVAFDYEAPKNRYEFEVVATDVAGNRSSQTVSGAVTNVDLGEFSITDASATEGESLTFTVTRNGDTSQAASVNYTTGFASDDTADASDIVAASGTLNFAADETSKTITIATNQESKIELSETFTVTLSDPSGDMTIGTSTAKGTIINDDALVLNILDADDTFGSQVSPNIGSNTDNYTRKPTVHVEGIPRGASWEYNLNDGSGWKTGSGRSFKLPGYDGWEGKAYHLEARLTSPDYDPAVTTGTLDMTLDQKIRDVVVNGYDSDTNTLLGIAEADAFVYDDENNNGKFDVGEANTTASSDGTFSLALKKPLTDPIYNALASEPYDKIQARLGIIDKAGNETDVGEFGNLYYFTWLLNGFDWLEGSTQTGSAAVRVHNLSDFSEVVLVKGNVSAGTYNFNGGDDSMYVSNTLDGDSRIFMGDGDDYFQANIATTGGTIIDMGAGDDTARFTRESLDYLEAGADLYMGTGNDTLIINTKRYAEGSVADGGEGIDTYKFDDGVSGLFEYLQDNNDLTGFEIFDITGGGDNRLIIEDAGAFTRNSGTFTDDNGNTYNSAMMVKGNAGDSVDFYGSTTATGTTTFGGVSYDIYSDGTNDLLVLSHSGIQII; from the coding sequence ATGAGTAAAGTGATCACATTAAACATTAATAGCGGTGAGAATACCGTTGAAACCCTGCAAATTAACACTGCAGGCAGCGAAGCCGTACGCATTGCTGCACAAAATGGCGTCAACTACGAACTCATCGACGCCGCCACCCAATTTGCTCCGGAAAACCTTACTGTACTCCGTCAAGGTGATGACCTGCTGATTGCCTTTGAAGGCTCACTCATTAATGAGCCAGACCTGATCATTGAAGACTATTACCAGCAATCCAAAGACAACCCACTGATTGGTCTCAACGAAGACGGCCAATACTACGCCTATGTTCCAGAAGCTGGTGCAGACGTTAACGCGCTCACCATGCTCGCAGAACAAATACCCTCAGGCCAGGCCTTGGGTGGTGACGCCTTATTCCAAGGCACCCCATTATGGCCACTGGTGCTAGTGCCATTAGCCTTCTTTCTTTATTTTGACGATGATCGCGATACAGACGTAAACACCACTAACACAGATACGACCTCTGATACCATTGCGCCTGATAAGCCAACCATTCACGTTGCTGATGATGGCAAGTCTATTTCAGGTACCGCAGAGCCAGGCTCAACGGTTAAGATTGATACCAATGGTGATGGTGTTCCTGACTACAGCACTACCGCAGATAGCGAGGGTAACTACACCGTCAATACCTCGGGTCATCCCTTAATCAATGGTGAGACAGCCACAGCAACCGCCACCGATGCAGCAGGTAACAAATCAGACCCGGCATCAGACACTGCACCTGATACCACGGCTCCTGATACACCGACCATCAACATTGCTGATAACGGTAAATCTATCTCAGGTAAAGCAGAACCTGGCTCGACGGTTAAGATTGATACCGATGGTGATGGTGTTCCTGACTACAGCACTACCGCAGATAGTGAGGGTGAATACACCATCGCTATCTTAGGTGATCCCTTAACTAATGGCGAAACAGCCACAGCAACCGCCACCGATGCAGCAGGTAACAAATCAGGCCCAGCAACGGATGTCGCTAATGACACCACAGCACCGGATAAGCCAACCATTCACGTTACTGATAACGGTAAATCTATCTCAGGTACCGCAGAGCCAGGCTCGACGGTTAAGATTGATACCGATGGTGATGGTGTTCCTGACTACAGCACTACCGCAGATAGCGAGGGTAACTACACCGTAGACACCTCAGGTCATCCCTTAATCAATGGTGAAACAGCTACAGCAACCGCCACCGATGCGGCAGGTAACAAATCAGACCCGGCATCAGACACTGCACCTGATACCACGGCTCCTGATACACCGACCATCAACATTGCTGATAACGGTAAATCTATCTCAGGTAAAGCAGAACCTGGCTCGACGGTTAAGATTGATACCGATGGTGATGGTGTTCCTGACTACAGCACTACTGCAGATAGCGAGGGTAACTACACCGTTGCTATCTCAGGTGATCCCTTAATCAATGGTGAAACAGCCACAGCAACCGCCACCGATGCGGCAGGTAACAAATCAGACCCGGCATCAGACACTGCACCTGATACCACGGCTCCTGATACACCGACCATCAACATTGCTGATAACGGTAAATCTATCTCAGGTAAAGCAGAACCTGGCTCGACGGTTAAGATTGATACCGATGGTGATGGTGTTCCTGACTACAGCACTACCGCAGATAGTGAGGGTGAATACACCATCGCTATCTTAGGTGATCCCTTAACTAATGGCGAAACAGCCACAGCAACCGCCACCGATGCAGCAGGTAACAAATCAGGCCCAGCAACGGATGTCGCTAATGACACCACAGCACCGGATAAGCCAACCATTCACGTTACTGATAACGGTAAATCTATCTCAGGTACCGCAGAGCCAGGCTCGACGGTTAAGATTGATACCGATGGTGATGGTGTTCCTGACTACAGCACTACCGCAGATAGCGAGGGTAACTACACCGTAGACACCTCAGGTCATCCCTTAATCAATGGTGAAACAGCTACAGCAACCGCCACCGATGCGGCAGGTAACAAATCAGACCCGGCATCAGACACTGCACCTGATACCACGGCTCCTGATACACCGACCATCAACATTGCTGATAACGGTAAATCTATCTCAGGTAAAGCAGAACCTGGCTCGACGGTTAAGATTGATACCGATGGTGATGGTGTTCCTGACTACAGCACTACCGCAGATAGTGAGGGTGAATACACCATCGCTATCTTAGGTGATCCCTTAATCAATGGTGAAACAGCCACAGCAACCGCCACCGATGCAGCAGGTAACAAATCAGGCCCAGCAACGGATGTGGCTAATGACACTACGCCACCTAATGCACCTAAGGTAACACCAAATAGTGAGAATGGATCCGTTGCTGTTGCGCCACCAGCAGATCCTGACTTGGCGTCATATACAGTGACTTATGTGGATGAATCGGATAGTGAACAAAATATCACCGTAATCAAGCAACCTGATGGTTCTTGGTTATCGGATGACCCAAGTATTACGCCAAAAGCAGATGGTAGCATCACCATCCCGCAAGCCTCTGTAAAGGATGGTTCGACGGTAAAAGCTGTTGCTATTGATAAATCGGGTAATGATAGTGAGGAAGCTACGGGGGTTGCTGGCGCAAATACACACTTAGAAGAAATCACTATTAATATGGACATTAATGATGATGGCTATATTAGTAAGAGTGAGTATATTTCTAATGAAACTTCAGTCACCATAGATTTGGGTACAGAGCTGGCGGGAGAAACAATTTCACTCAGTGTTAACGGTAGTGTGGTTCGGGAGTATAAGATTACAGAGGCTGACTATGCCAAGGGGTATGTCACCTTGACTGGTGTGTCTGTACTAACTGATGTTAAAACGCTGAATGTTTCTGCGAGTATTACTAAGGATGCTTCTGGCAACCCAATCACAGATCCTGACCAAGTCACAGATTCGGCAATAGTTGATTTAACGCCACCAGCTGTGCCAACCATGAAACTGCCTGAAGATGCCACCAACGACACGGGGTCAGATGTTACAGATAATATAACCAACAATACAGCCCCTAAGCTTATGGGTACAGGGGATGCTGGTGATAGTATCAGGGTTGAAATTAGTGGTGAAACGTTAACGACTACGGTAGCTGGTGATGGCACATGGTCGGTAGCGCCAACCATGCTTGCTGATGGTGACTATAGTATCGACGGTGCAACGATAAAAGTCACTGCGACCGATGCCGCTGGTAATAAAACATTAGGGTCAAACACCTCTATTGAAAGCTTTACTGTAGATAGCGCAGCACCTGTGTTTACTAGCAGTCAAACGGGCGCTGATGTAAAAGAGAGTACGACAGGTGATGTGGTTTATACCGCGGCAGTTACTGATAAGCATACTTATACCTATAGTTTAACCGGTGCGGACGCGGCTAATTTCAGCATTGACTCTGCCACAGGTGAGGTGACGCAAACGGTCGCATTTGATTATGAGGCGCCAAAAAACCGTTATGAGTTTGAGGTAGTGGCAACCGATGTAGCTGGTAATCGTTCAAGTCAAACCGTTTCAGGCGCTGTAACAAACGTGGATCTTGGTGAATTTAGTATTACTGATGCCAGCGCAACAGAAGGGGAGAGTTTAACCTTCACAGTCACACGAAATGGCGATACGTCACAGGCTGCCAGTGTTAATTATACGACTGGTTTTGCAAGTGATGATACTGCTGATGCAAGTGATATTGTTGCAGCATCAGGTACACTCAATTTTGCTGCAGATGAAACCAGTAAAACCATCACCATTGCCACAAATCAAGAGTCAAAGATTGAGCTCAGCGAGACCTTTACAGTGACATTGAGTGATCCTAGTGGTGATATGACAATCGGCACATCGACGGCAAAAGGGACCATTATTAACGACGACGCATTGGTTCTTAATATTTTGGATGCTGATGACACATTTGGTAGTCAAGTATCGCCAAATATTGGTAGCAATACCGATAACTACACCAGGAAGCCCACTGTGCATGTAGAGGGGATACCACGGGGTGCTTCATGGGAGTATAACTTAAATGATGGTTCGGGCTGGAAAACTGGCTCTGGGAGATCATTTAAGCTGCCAGGTTACGATGGCTGGGAGGGTAAGGCGTACCACTTAGAAGCGCGATTAACCTCTCCTGATTATGATCCTGCGGTTACTACGGGCACGCTGGACATGACGTTGGATCAGAAAATACGTGATGTAGTCGTTAATGGGTATGATAGTGATACAAATACACTTTTAGGTATCGCCGAAGCAGATGCCTTTGTTTATGATGATGAAAATAACAATGGTAAGTTTGATGTCGGTGAAGCTAATACGACTGCCTCTAGTGATGGAACTTTCTCACTCGCTTTAAAAAAACCTCTGACAGATCCCATTTACAACGCATTAGCATCCGAACCTTATGACAAGATTCAGGCACGGCTTGGGATTATTGATAAGGCGGGCAATGAGACAGATGTGGGTGAATTTGGCAATTTGTATTACTTTACTTGGCTGCTAAATGGCTTTGACTGGCTTGAAGGTAGTACTCAAACTGGTTCTGCAGCGGTTCGAGTTCATAACTTGAGTGACTTTAGCGAAGTTGTCTTAGTAAAAGGCAATGTAAGTGCTGGAACATACAACTTCAATGGTGGCGATGACTCGATGTATGTGTCCAATACATTGGATGGTGATTCGAGAATATTCATGGGCGATGGCGATGACTATTTCCAGGCAAATATTGCTACCACGGGTGGAACCATTATTGATATGGGTGCTGGTGATGATACGGCAAGGTTTACACGTGAATCATTAGACTATTTAGAGGCAGGTGCCGACCTATATATGGGGACGGGTAATGATACGTTGATCATCAATACCAAACGCTATGCTGAAGGTAGTGTTGCTGATGGTGGTGAGGGTATTGACACCTATAAATTTGATGATGGCGTCTCAGGACTTTTTGAATACCTTCAAGACAACAATGATCTGACCGGGTTTGAGATATTTGATATCACAGGCGGTGGTGATAATCGTTTGATTATTGAGGATGCTGGGGCATTTACCCGTAACTCAGGAACGTTTACCGACGATAATGGTAATACCTATAACTCGGCAATGATGGTGAAAGGCAATGCGGGAGATAGCGTGGATTTCTATGGTAGTACAACCGCTACAGGAACAACGACTTTTGGCGGTGTTTCTTATGATATTTATAGCGATGGGACGAATGATCTCTTGGTGCTAAGTCATTCAGGTATTCAGATCATTTAA